A single window of Phyllostomus discolor isolate MPI-MPIP mPhyDis1 chromosome 13, mPhyDis1.pri.v3, whole genome shotgun sequence DNA harbors:
- the PSMD9 gene encoding 26S proteasome non-ATPase regulatory subunit 9 produces the protein MSEKGAGSSGGSPQASSVTVSDVQELIRRKEEIEAQIKANYDVLESQKGVGMHEPLVDCEGYPRSDVDVYQVRTARHNIVCLQNDHKAVMKQVEEALHQLHARDKEKQARDMAEAHQEAMSRSLSQSEGVSPAQAFAKVNSISPGSPASIAGLQVDDEIVEFGSVNTQNFQALQNISSVVQHSEGRPLNVTVIRRGERHQLRLVPTRWAGKGLLGCNIIPLQR, from the exons ATGTCGGAGAAGGGAGCTGGGTCGAGCGGGGGCTCCCCCCAGGCCAGCTCGGTGACTGTCAGCGACGTCCAGGAGCTGATAAGGCGCAAGGAGGAAATCGAAGCGCAGATCAAAGCCAACTATGACGTGCTGGAGAGC CAAAAGGGCGTGGGCATGCACGAGCCGCTGGTGGACTGCGAAGGCTACCCCCGCTCGGATGTGGACGTGTACCAAGTTCGAACCGCCAGGCACAACATCGTCT GCTTGCAGAACGACCACAAGGCGGTGATGAAGCAGGTGGAGGAGGCGCTGCACCAGCTGCACGCTCGGGACAAGGAGAAGCAGGCCCGGGACATGGCCGAGGCCCACCAGGAGGCCATGAGCCGCAGCCTGAGCCAGAGCGAGGGCGTCAGCCCCGCTCAGGCCTTTGCCAAAGTGAACAGCATCAGCCCCGGCTCCCCCGCCAGCATCGCA GGCCTGCAAGTGGATGACGAGATCGTGGAGTTTGGCTCCGTGAACACCCAGAACTTCCAGGCGCTGCAGAACATCAGCAGCGTGGTGCAGCACAGCGAGGGG AGGCCCCTGAACGTGACCGTGATCCGCAGAGGGGAGAGACACCAGCTCAGGCTTGTCCCAACGCGCTGGGCGGGGAAAGGACTGCTGGG CTGCAACATTATCCCTTTGCAGAGATGA